In the Acropora muricata isolate sample 2 chromosome 10, ASM3666990v1, whole genome shotgun sequence genome, one interval contains:
- the LOC136888195 gene encoding uncharacterized protein, giving the protein MNFAVISFAILLTAHLSHSSPGFLKRQRRAVSVTFLDMLVRSEGCDDPGKPPNSCGNAKILVSGKDHSLRKRGHNIVVVDATSGIVLDKRNYDTHGVSSSGYQMRDYLNSINGEDKIILISTQDDATHYWHPAKAALIKLGVTEPILKPFRGSFAFVGYAGVNKPSWIAQEQRARGQGPSVIHLRIPLQQSPPEPRMNIFVRSEGCSDPGRTECGRAFITVNRQGYSLHSRGVNVVVFSAEGVFLQTRAFDTHSLRSVGFSATDYLNGLSGERIVLIAFQDEASVYGGPVIGAMERLGMTRPITFGARTSFALIGYAGSYKPSWITQAHAPRGLGPSMVTASIEPVNVLDIHIRSEGCNDPNKTQNTCGIAFIYVNGVDRSPRKRGHNVVVLDGRTGAVIKASAFDTHVDASAGINLANYLNGLVGDYIVLVAVQDEGSKHIGPAVAALRTKGAKGSVVPEDRGSFAFAGYSRVNKPSWVTQAMRPSAKGPSEIRIKVPLILPPYENIGCYKDTGNRAIPTLEGKDPILDGGYQARINAIHKCYEAAKRRGYRIFALQDSGWCASSSTAEFTYDKYGKYDACASDGEGGPWANQVYFIRDSVTNYGCFRDTGNRAIPTIEGSDPVLDGNYKVRRNAISKCAVATLQKRYGVFAVQDGGWCAASKTAGNTFDKYGESDACNDDGKGGGWANNVYLIECQGALGMESRTIKNAQITASSEWDQNHAAIQGRLNFQKSGIKQGAWSARSNDKNQWLQIDLQAMYTKVTAVASQGRHQSNQWVTKYTLQFSNDGISFQNYREEGQTVDEEFTANMDADSIVYHRLNPSIMARYIRFRPVNWNNHISMRVEVFGCKQECQSALGVESGAIPDSQMSASSQWDGNHAAKQGRLFFKSTTKASSWSAKTNNANQWLQVHLRVYTRVTRVASQGRHAVLQWVTKYKLQYSIDGNTFHYFIEAGQSADKEFAGNSDGDTVVYHALTPPINARYIRFQPIQWFNHISMRVEVYGCIQEVNECLPNPCLNGATCINRVGGYRCNCAPGYTGGICQTDINECSPSPCQNGATCVNLVGSYLCTCAPGYTGGTCQTDINECSPNPCQNGATCVNLVGSYRCNCASGYTGGTCQTDINDCSPNPCQNGASCVDLVGKYRCNCAAGYTGNDCETDLNKCASNHCENGATCVNHGGSYQCICSPGYVGATCEVAEVDECDE; this is encoded by the exons ATgaattttgcagttatttcatTCGCTATTTTACTTACAGCACACCTGAGTCACTCTTCTCCTG GCTTCTTAAAACGACAACGCAGAGCGGTTTCAG TGACCTTCCTGGACATGCTTGTCAGAAGTGAAGGCTGCGATGATCCAGGAAAACCTCCAAATTCATGTGGAAATGCCAAGATACTTGTTAGTGGAAAGGATCACTCACTGCGCAAAAGAGGTCATAATATCGTTGTCGTGGATGCCACATCAG GGATCGTTCTTGACAAGCGGAACTATGATACCCACGGCGTTTCTTCCTCTGGTTATCAAATGAGAGATTATCTTAACAGCATTAACGGAGA AGATAAAATTATTCTGATTTCAACTCAAGATGACGCCACCCATTACTGGCATCCAGCGAAAGCCGCTCTTATTAAGCTGGGTGTAACTGAACCCATCTTGAAGCCGTTTCGCGGGTCCTTCGCTTTTGTTGGGTACGCAGGGGTTAACAAGCCATCATGGATTGCACAGGAACAGAGAGCAAGAGGGCAAGGCCCCTCAGTGATCCACCTTAGAATTCCACTTCAACAAAGCCCACCAG AACCGAGAATGAACATATTCGTTCGCAGTGAAGGCTGCAGTGATCCTGGAAGAACTGAATGTGGCAGAGCTTTCATTACAGTTAACCGACAGGGATACTCCCTTCACTCAAGAGGAGTTAATGTGGTGGTTTTTTCTGCAGAAG GGGTTTTCCTGCAAACCAGAGCATTTGATACTCATTCTCTGCGTTCGGTTGGATTTAGTGCAACAGATTACCTAAACGGTCTGTCTGGCGA GAGAATCGTACTCATTGCATTTCAAGACGAAGCATCGGTGTACGGTGGACCAGTTATTGGTGCAATGGAGAGACTTGGCATGACGCGTCCAATCACGTTTGGCGCGCGCACGTCCTTCGCATTGATAGGCTATGCAGGTTCCTACAAGCCATCCTGGATCACACAGGCCCACGCGCCGAGAGGACTCGGGCCAAGTATGGTGACGGCATCGATTGAACCAG TCAATGTCCTCGACATCCATATTCGAAGCGAAGGATGCAATGATCCTAATAAGACTCAAAATACTTGTGGAATTGCTTTCATTTATGTTAACGGAGTGGACAGATCGCCTCGGAAAAGGGGTCACAACGTTGTTGTTTTAGACGGCCGAACAG GTGCTGTTATTAAAGCGAGTGCTTTCGACACTCACGTGGATGCCTCAGCTGGGATCAACTTGGCAAATTACCTAAACGGCCTCGTTGGAGA TTACATTGTGTTGGTCGCGGTTCAAGATGAAGGATCAAAGCACATAGGACCAGCGGTTGCCGCTCTGCGGACAAAAGGTGCAAAGGGTTCTGTTGTTCCTGAAGATCGCGGCTCGTTTGCATTTGCAGGATATTCACGGGTCAACAAACCATCCTGGGTCACACAGGCAATGCGACCGTCAGCTAAAGGACCTAGTGAGATCAGAATAAAAGTGCCACTTATATTACCCC CCTATGAGAATATCGGTTGCTATAAGGACACAGGAAACCGTGCGATTCCTACCTTGGAAGGAAAGGATCCCATACTGGATGGAGGGTACCAAGCGAGGATAAATGCGATCCACAAATGCTACGAAGCTGCTAAGAGGCGGGGATATAGAATATTTGCTCTTCAGGATAGTGGGTGGTGTGCGTCAAGTTCAACTGCGGAATTTACATATGATAAATATGGCAAGTACGATGCCTGCGCATCCGATGGAGAAGGTGGACCATGGGCTAACCAGGTCTACTTCATTCGAG ACTCCGTCACAAACTATGGATGTTTCAGAGACACAGGAAATCGTGCAATTCCAACTATTGAAGGTTCTGATCCAGTCTTGGATGGCAACTACAAAGTGCGTAGGAATGCAATTTCGAAATGCGCCGTTGCGACTCTTCAAAAGAGGTATGGCGTGTTTGCAGTTCAGGATGGTGGGTGGTGTGCGGCCTCTAAGACAGCTGGAAACACTTTCGACAAATACGGAGAGAGTGACGCTTGTAATGATGACGGCAAAGGCGGTGGCTGGGCAAACAATGTTTATCTAATTG AGTGTCAAGGTGCGCTTGGTATGGAAAGCCGTACAATAAAAAATGCACAGATAACAGCCTCTTCCGAATGGGATCAAAATCACGCTGCCATACAAGGAAGGCTTAACTTCCAGAAATCTGGAATTAAGCAAGGGGCTTGGTCTGCGAGGTCCAATGATAAGAATCAATGGTTGCAGATTGATTTGCAAGCCATGTACACTAAAGTGACAGCTGTAGCATCTCAAGGAAGACATCAAAGTAACCAGTGGGTTACAAAATACACACTTCAGTTCAGCAATGATGGCATATCCTTCCAAAACTACAGGGAAGAAGGACAGACAGTCGATGAG GAATTTACTGCCAACATGGATGCAGATAGCATCGTCTATCACAGGTTAAATCCATCAATCATGGCACGTTATATACGATTCCGACCAGTTAACTGGAATAATCACATATCAATGAGGGTGGAAGTTTTTGGCTGCAAGCAAG AATGCCAGAGTGCCCTTGGTGTGGAAAGTGGCGCGATCCCAGATTCACAAATGAGTGCTTCTTCACAATGGGACGGTAATCACGCAGCCAAACAGGGCAGGCTGTTTTTCAAATCTACAACCAAAGCAAGCTCCTGGTCCGCTAAGACAAACAATGCCAACCAATGGCTACAAGTTCATCTGAGGGTGTATACAAGAGTGACACGTGTTGCTTCTCAAGGGCGACATGCTGTTCTGCAGTGGGTGACTAAATACAAGTTGCAGTACAGTATCGATGGAAATACATTTCACTACTTTATAGAAGCAGGACAATCAGCTGACAAG GAGTTTGCTGGAAATAGTGACGGAGATACAGTTGTCTACCATGCGTTGACTCCGCCAATCAATGCACGTTACATTCGATTTCAACCAATCCAATGGTTTAATCACATATCTATGAGAGTGGAAGTGTACGGCTGCATTCAAG AAGTCAACGAGTGCTTGCCCAATCCCTGCCTGAATGGAGCCACGTGTATAAATCGTGTCGGCGGTTATCGATGTAACTGTGCACCAGGTTATACGGGAGGCATATGCCAGACAG ATATTAACGAGTGTTCACCCAGTCCTTGCCAGAATGGAGCCACGTGTGTAAATCTTGTTGGCAGCTATCTATGTACTTGTGCACCAGGCTATACGGGAGGCACATGCCAGACAG ATATTAATGAATGTTCACCCAATCCCTGCCAGAATGGAGCCACGTGTGTAAATCTTGTTGGAAGCTATCGATGTAATTGTGCATCAGGTTATACGGGAGGCACATGCCAGACAG ACATAAACGATTGCTCACCAAATCCTTGCCAGAATGGAGCAAGTTGTGTGGATCTTGTTGGAAAATACCGATGTAATTGCGCAGCAGGGTATACAGGCAACGACTGTGAAACGG ATCTTAATAAATGTGCAAGCAACCATTGCGAAAACGGCGCAACCTGCGTGAACCATGGTGGGAGTTATCAGTGCATTTGTTCCCCAGGATATGTTGGAGCAACTTGCGAAG TCGCGGAAGTGGATGAGTGTGATGAGTAG